The Manihot esculenta cultivar AM560-2 chromosome 1, M.esculenta_v8, whole genome shotgun sequence genome has a window encoding:
- the LOC122721774 gene encoding uncharacterized protein At1g05835 produces MEKHQFLKLLAFTSLALSSLHYGLGAKCGSNGPTIQQTQVGYGNPPKYIVEVYNRCPMCPVINIHLKCGSFPQALVSPRLLKVVAFDDCVVNGGLPLAPLQKFSFSYSHSKYLMPLATWSFQCE; encoded by the exons ATGGAGAAGCACCAGTTTCTCAAGTTGCTTGCCTTCACATCTCTAGCATTATCCTCTCTTCATTACG GGCTGGGTGCAAAGTGTGGAAGCAATGGTCCAACGATTCAGCAGACTCAAGTGGGCTATGGCAATCCTCCAAAATATATAGTGGAAGTTTACAACAGATGCCCTATGTGCCCAGTTATCAACATTCACTTGAAATGTGGAAGTTTTCCTCAAGCTCTTGTTAGTCCAAGGCTTCTTAAAGTAGTAGCTTTTGATGACTGTGTTGTAAATGGAGGGTTGCCTTTGGCTCCTCTTCAGAAATTTTCCTTCAGTTACTCTCATTCCAAGTATTTGATGCCTCTAGCTACATGGTCCTTCCAGTGCGAGTGA